Below is a window of Parafrankia irregularis DNA.
ACGATGTTCACCACACCCGGGGGAAGGCCGACCTCCTCCAGCACCTCACCGAGCAGCCGGGCCGACAGCGCGGCCTCCTGAGCCGGTTTCAGCACGACGGTGCAGCCGGCGACGATCGCGGGCGCGAGCTTGAGCATGGTGGCGTAGACGGGGACGTTCCAGGGAACGATGGCGGCGACCACACCGACCGGGGTCCGGCGCACCACGGACGGCCCGAGGAGCCCGGCCCGGGTCTCCTCCCAGGCGGTGTTTCTGCCGAGTTCGGCGTAGTAGTCGGCGACCATGGTGGCGGCCAGTACCTGCCCCAGGCGCGAGAAAGTGATGGGCGCGCCGATCTCGTTGCTGATCGTGCGGGCGAACTCCTCGGAGCGGGCGCTGATCTGTGCCGAGATCCGGGCGAGAGCTTCGGCCCGGGCCGCGCCGTCGGTGTTCTTCCAGGGGCCGCTGTCGAACGCCGCGCGGGCGGCGGCCACGGCCGCGTCGATATCGGCGTGGGCGACCGACGGAATCCGGCCTATCACGTCCTCCGACGCGGGGCTGATGACGTCGACGAAGCCCTCCCCCGCCGACGGGACCCACTTTCCTGCGATGAACAGGCGGTTGTCGGTACCGATGTCGGAACCCATGAGACCGGCCTCCTCGCTCAGTCCTGCGACGCGCGCGCCCGCCCGTCTGGTCGGCCGGCGGACACCCCGACAGACTAGAACAGGTTCTTATTCGCGTACAGGGCACCCGAACCGTTTCCTGACACCCCTTCAGGAAACGGTTCGGGCGGCTGAGGCACCCACGGCCGTGGCCGTGGGCGTGGGCGTGGGCGACCGGCTACGAGCTACGGGAGGAGGGCCGGCCAGTCGTCACCGGTGGGCAACGGGTGGCGGAACAGCCGGGCGGCGTTGCCACCGGCGATCATTACGGCCTCGTGCCGCGGCAGGTCCGCGAAACGCTTGCGCAGCAGGTCCTGCGAGTTCGGCCAGGTCGAGTCGGCGTGCGGGAAGTCCGTCTCGAACAGGATGTGGTCGATCCCGATCATGTGCCGCTGGTCCAGGGTGCCGGGGTCGTCCAGCATGCAGAAGTAGAAGTTGCGGCGCAGCGCCTCACTCGGCGTCACGTCATACGTCCACGGCGTGCCACCGCCGCCGGAGTGTTCCATCACGTAGTCGAGCCGGTTGATGGCCATCGGCACCCACCCGATGCCACCCTCGCTCAACGCGATCTTCAGGTTCGGGTACAGCGCCGGGATGCCCGCCCACACCCAGTCGATGGCGGCGCAGTACGCGCCGGCCGGGAACAGCGACGTCTGCACGTTCAGCCCGCCACCGGGCGAGCCCTGCAGGACGAAGCCGCTCGCCCCGCAGTGCAGCGAGATGACCGTGTCGGTCTCCTCGCACGCCTTGAAGAACGGCTCCCAGTGCTGGTGGTTCGTGATCGGCGGCAGCTTGAGCAGGTGCGGGGACTCCAGGAACGACACCGACGTGAAGCCGAGCTCGGCGTTGCGCCGGATCTCCTCGGCGGCGATCTTCGGATCCTTCAGCCAGGGCAGCTGCATCGGGATGAAGCGCTCCGGGTACGCGCCGTGCCACTCCTCGATCATCCAGCTGTTCCAGGCCCGGATCGCGGCGAGCCCGACCTCGGTGTCGTTGTTCATCGACAGCACCCGCCCGGTGAAACCCCACGCCCCGGACGGGAAGCACAGCGACGCCCAGATGCCGTCGAGATCCATGTCCTTCACCCGGGCATGGACGTCCCACGCCGACCGGCGCATCTCGTCGAAGTTCAGCGGGTCGAGGGTCCACTGCGACTTCGGGCGCCCGGCGACGACGCTCATCCCGTTGTCGCGGTAGAGCCGGTCGCGGTAGAGCCAGGCCTCCGAGCCGTCGGGGGTCGTGATCACCTGGGGGGCCCACTCACGCAGCTTCGCCGGGAACCGCTCGACGAAGACGTCAGCCGGCTCGGTGAGGTGATCATCGACGGAGACGATCGAGTAGCTGCGCTCCTGCGGTTCGGGGTCCCCAAGCAGCTGCCAGTTCGGCCTCGGCATCGTGAGCTCCTGGTTCTCGCCGTCGTCACGTCAGCGGTGCAGCGGCGTCAGCAGTAGTACGTAAACGCTCACTTTTGATCCTAGCCGCTCCCCCACCTCCCGGACGACCGGTTCCCCGTTTGACCGATCCACAGCACGGACCTCCCGCAGCTGCGGAGAATCCGCCTTCTCCCTGCATGAGGTGAGCGATCATTGCCTCTTGAGGGACGGGGGTCTCGGCATGAAGGTCGATCAGGCCTGGCCACTGGCGGCGACCGTGACGGCCAGCGCGCACGCGACCGCGCACGCAACCACCTCCGCGGCCGCGGTTGCGGCCGCGACCACGGATCTGGCTCCGTCGCCGTCGACGGGGCTCAGCTCAGGGCTCGTCGCGCTCGCCCTGGTCATCGCCCGGCCGCTGTGGAACCGCACCGGGCACCTCAACACGGCCGCACACGAGGGTGGCCACGCCCTGATGGCCTTCCTGCTGGATCGCGAGTTCCTGGCCGTCCGGCTCGAAGCCAACCAGAACGGCCTGACGTCCTACTTCGGCCGGCCGCGCGGCTTCGGGCGCATGATCATCTCCGCGTCCGGCTACACCGCGCCGTCACTGTTCGGACTCGCGGCCGCCGCCCTGCTGGCCGCCGGCAACGTCACCGCGGCCTTCCTGCTCGCCGGGCTGGCACTCTGCGGCCTGTTACTGCTGGTCGTGAACGCCTTCGGACGACTGACAGTCGTGGTCATGACCCTGCTGCTCGTGCTGGTCACGGCCCGGGGCTCGGCGGGATCGCAGCTGTTCGTCGCCTGCGCGGTGAGCTGGTTCCTGCTGCTCGGCGCGATCCGGTCGCTCGGCGAGCTGCGCCAGGCCCGCCGATACTCGCTGCACACCGACGCCGACACACTGGCATCCGTGAGCCATCTCCCGGCGTGGGTGTGGGTGGCGATCTTCTACACGATCGATCTCTACTGCCTGCTGCTCGGCGGCCGCCTGCTGCTCGGCGGCTGACCGCCCCGCAGATCAGGCACCGGGCCGCCTGACAATC
It encodes the following:
- a CDS encoding amidohydrolase family protein, coding for MPRPNWQLLGDPEPQERSYSIVSVDDHLTEPADVFVERFPAKLREWAPQVITTPDGSEAWLYRDRLYRDNGMSVVAGRPKSQWTLDPLNFDEMRRSAWDVHARVKDMDLDGIWASLCFPSGAWGFTGRVLSMNNDTEVGLAAIRAWNSWMIEEWHGAYPERFIPMQLPWLKDPKIAAEEIRRNAELGFTSVSFLESPHLLKLPPITNHQHWEPFFKACEETDTVISLHCGASGFVLQGSPGGGLNVQTSLFPAGAYCAAIDWVWAGIPALYPNLKIALSEGGIGWVPMAINRLDYVMEHSGGGGTPWTYDVTPSEALRRNFYFCMLDDPGTLDQRHMIGIDHILFETDFPHADSTWPNSQDLLRKRFADLPRHEAVMIAGGNAARLFRHPLPTGDDWPALLP
- a CDS encoding M50 family metallopeptidase, encoding MKVDQAWPLAATVTASAHATAHATTSAAAVAAATTDLAPSPSTGLSSGLVALALVIARPLWNRTGHLNTAAHEGGHALMAFLLDREFLAVRLEANQNGLTSYFGRPRGFGRMIISASGYTAPSLFGLAAAALLAAGNVTAAFLLAGLALCGLLLLVVNAFGRLTVVVMTLLLVLVTARGSAGSQLFVACAVSWFLLLGAIRSLGELRQARRYSLHTDADTLASVSHLPAWVWVAIFYTIDLYCLLLGGRLLLGG